A genomic region of Mus musculus strain C57BL/6J chromosome 7, GRCm38.p6 C57BL/6J contains the following coding sequences:
- the Olfr547 gene encoding olfactory receptor 547: MTTLNYTVVSHTVFHLLGIPGLEDQHMWISIPFFISYITALLGNSLLIFIILTRPSLHGPMYLFLCMLVGADIVLSTSTVPQALSIFWFHAGEISLDRCITQLFFIHSTFISESGILLVMAFDRYIAICYPLRYTTVLTNSLIGKIRVGIFLRSYGTIFPIIFLLKRLTFCKNNIIPHTYCEHIGLAKYACNSIRVNIWYGFSVLILTVVLDVVLIFVSYVLILRAVFRMPSQDARHKALNTCGSHVCIIILFYGPGIFTTLTQRFGRHIPPHIHILLANVCILAPPMLNPIIYGIKTKQIQEQMVHVLFT, from the coding sequence ATGACTACCTTAAACTACACTGTTGTAAGTCACACAGTCTTCCATTTGTTGGGCATCCCTGGCCTAGAGGACCAGCACATGTGGATTTCCATCCCCTTCTTCATTTCCTATATCACTGCCCTGCTTGGGAACAGCCTGCTCATCTTCATCATCCTCACAAGGCCCAGTCTCCATGGACCCATGTACCTCTTTCTCTGCATGCTGGTGGGGGCAGACATTGTGCTCTCCACATCCACAGTTCCCCAGGCCTTGTCCATCTTCTGGTTCCACGCTGGGGAGATCTCCCTGGATCGCTGTATCACTCAGCTCTTCTTCATCCACTCCACTTTCATCTCTGAGTCTGGGATCTTGCTGGTGATGGCGTTTGACCGCTACATTGCTATTTGCTACCCGCTGAGGTACACCACCGTTCTCACAAACTCCTTGATTGGGAAAATCAGAGTGGGCATCTTTCTGAGAAGTTATGGTACAATTTTCCCTATAATATTTCTTCTGAAAAGACTAACTTTCTGCAAAAATAATATTATTCCACATACCTATTGTGAACACATAGGCTTGGCTAAATATGCTTGCAATAGCATCCGAGTAAACATTTGGTATGGATTTTCTGTCCTAATATTAACAGTGGTCTTAGATGTTGTGTTAATATTTGTTTCCTATGTGCTGATCCTCCGTGCCGTCTTTCGCATGCCTTCCCAGGATGCTCGCCACAAAGCTCTCAACACGTGCGGCTCCCATGTCTGCATCATTATCCTCTTCTATGGGCCTGGGATCTTCACGACGCTTACACAGAGGTTCGGGCGCCACATCCCACCTCATATCCACATCCTGCTGGCTAATGTCTGCATTCTGGCTCCACCTATGCTGAACCCCATCATTTACGGAATCAAGACCAAGCAAATCCAGGAGCAGATGGTTCATGTCTTGTTTACATAA